GGAAACCCCGGTAGTGCTCTGCACCGTGACCGCCGTTATCGCGCTCAGCCCCCAAACCCCGAGGGTGGAGAAGGTCCGAAGATCCTGCTGGATCCCAGCGCCACCAGTCGGATCAGAGCCTCCGATGGTCAGCGCGCGCGCGATCGGCCTCCGTATCACAATGAACTCCTGAAGTGGTCCCAACCGAACGATGGGATCTTGGAACCCCCGACCAGAGCCACGCCGCTACCCTCCTGCATCCGGCCGATGACCGTCAGCGCCACCTCGCCGAGAGCACCGGCGAGGTTCGGCACCGCGGATTCCGGTAAAACGATGACGAGTTCGTAGTCGTCCCCGCCCCCCAGTGCCAGTTCCCAAGACTTGCAGCTGAGTCGCTCTGCGACCTCGGCGACGCCGGAGGCGATCGGCACGGCAGCCTCGTTGATCACCGCGCCCAAGCCCGAGCGTTCGCAAATGTGCCCCACGTCGGCCCAAATCCCGTCCGAAACGTCGATCATCGCCGTCGCGCCGAACTCCGCAGCAGCGCGCCCGGCCGCAACGCGAGCACGTGCGCGACGGTGTGCGACGGCCAGACCGGGATAGCGTTTCAACAGCGCGCGCGCGTCCGGATCGGTCGCCGCTGCGCGAAGAAGCGTTAGACCCGCAGATGCGGCTCCGACATCCCCCGTGACGCAGATCACGTCCCCGGCGCGCGCACCGTCCCTACAGACCGGCGGGTGAGGTCCGGCGGTCCCGGTCATCGAGACCGACAGGATCAGCGCGGGAGCGATAACCGTGTCCCCACCGGCGACGGCCACACCGTACGCGCGCGCGGCTTCGGCAAGTCCATCGTAGATCCCCTCAAGTACTTCGACCGGCGTTCCAGCCGGAACTCCGAGCGCGACGGTCGCCCACCACGGACTCC
This is a stretch of genomic DNA from Actinomycetota bacterium. It encodes these proteins:
- the thiL gene encoding thiamine-phosphate kinase, with product MHHDLSSIGEFGLIRRLVGRLDPAVGVIVGPGDDAAVLAPRPGFVLATTDMLVEGVHFDLRFSGPADVGFKALAVNVSDVAAMGGSPWWATVALGVPAGTPVEVLEGIYDGLAEAARAYGVAVAGGDTVIAPALILSVSMTGTAGPHPPVCRDGARAGDVICVTGDVGAASAGLTLLRAAATDPDARALLKRYPGLAVAHRRARARVAAGRAAAEFGATAMIDVSDGIWADVGHICERSGLGAVINEAAVPIASGVAEVAERLSCKSWELALGGGDDYELVIVLPESAVPNLAGALGEVALTVIGRMQEGSGVALVGGSKIPSFGWDHFRSSL